A stretch of the Bacillus sp. FJAT-18017 genome encodes the following:
- a CDS encoding alpha/beta fold hydrolase, producing MFKHGKVSNNGTYIHFIDSGSKETNDGVPLIIVPGLSESAEDYILLMESLQSLRCITITLRGRGHSDAPSEGYTLEDHISDIESVIKHLHINDVLLMGYSRGVSYALGYALTNVTALKGLVLGDYPAIHSQLPEGWVEYFTAQPPWRGKSIGDRMNRQTLQGIQIESHFVSFWDKLYTIQCPVLIIRGGKEGAALSEENAGRYLNELDNAKLVVFEDSNHNIFEPQSDRFVVTVENFLASIEENKVE from the coding sequence ATGTTTAAACATGGCAAAGTTTCCAATAATGGCACATACATTCACTTTATTGATAGCGGAAGCAAGGAAACTAATGATGGAGTTCCGTTAATCATTGTTCCTGGGCTTTCTGAATCTGCAGAGGATTATATCCTCCTTATGGAAAGTTTACAATCCTTACGATGTATAACTATTACTTTGCGTGGCAGGGGACATAGCGATGCTCCTTCGGAAGGATATACATTGGAAGACCATATTAGCGATATAGAGTCGGTTATTAAACATCTTCACATAAATGACGTTCTACTAATGGGCTATTCAAGAGGTGTTTCCTATGCTCTTGGCTATGCTCTTACAAATGTTACAGCTCTTAAAGGCCTTGTGTTAGGGGATTATCCAGCTATACATTCTCAACTTCCAGAAGGATGGGTTGAGTATTTTACAGCACAGCCACCCTGGCGTGGAAAAAGTATTGGTGACCGGATGAATAGACAAACTTTACAAGGTATTCAAATAGAGTCTCATTTTGTTTCATTTTGGGATAAGCTGTATACAATCCAATGTCCAGTCTTGATTATCCGCGGAGGCAAAGAGGGAGCAGCTTTATCAGAAGAGAACGCAGGGAGGTACCTGAATGAGCTTGACAACGCCAAACTGGTCGTATTTGAAGACTCTAACCATAACATCTTTGAACCTCAATCTGATCGATTTGTTGTAACGGTTGAAAATTTTTTGGCGTCCATTGAGGAAAACAAAGTGGAATAG
- a CDS encoding amidohydrolase family protein: MKKFINATIYGDPQSHEILVENGQFKAIGNDLGNADEVIDLNGRLVLPPYVDPHLHLDYIFSGLGEGNANVSGTLFEGIQRWSDNKKSLTEEMVRERAIKGIQKEVSHGVQFIRTHVDITEPNLAGMKALIKLREELKDVVTLQLVAFPQEGFFRYEGAEHLMEQALEMGADAAGGIPHFEISYEHGVESLRRIVDMAIKYNVMIDIHCDENDDPNSRFLEVLNALVMEKDYGEHTTASHTCSFGSVENSYANKMMGLFRESKINFISCPTENAHLQGRGDSYPKRRGLTRVKELLENGNNVAFAQDSIADYWYPLGNGNMMNILDNGIHLAHYTHIDEINKAFDLITYNGANIMRVNDEYGIEAGKPANFIILDAQDAYQAIRERAEVLASIRNGEYLFKREPRKNEIEIDFLKQS; this comes from the coding sequence ATGAAAAAATTCATCAATGCGACTATCTATGGAGATCCGCAATCTCATGAAATTTTAGTAGAAAACGGTCAATTTAAAGCAATTGGCAATGATTTAGGAAACGCAGATGAGGTGATTGATTTAAATGGCCGTTTGGTGCTGCCTCCTTATGTTGACCCCCATTTACATCTAGATTATATCTTTTCAGGGCTAGGCGAAGGAAATGCAAATGTGTCCGGTACGTTATTTGAAGGGATACAGCGGTGGAGTGATAACAAAAAGTCACTGACGGAAGAAATGGTTCGTGAGCGTGCGATTAAAGGGATCCAAAAAGAAGTGAGTCATGGGGTTCAGTTTATCCGTACACATGTAGATATCACAGAACCCAATTTAGCAGGGATGAAAGCTTTGATTAAACTGCGCGAAGAACTGAAAGATGTTGTTACATTGCAGCTGGTAGCATTTCCTCAGGAAGGATTCTTCCGATATGAAGGTGCGGAACATTTAATGGAACAAGCACTCGAAATGGGTGCTGATGCAGCAGGAGGAATCCCTCACTTTGAAATTTCCTATGAACATGGTGTGGAATCATTAAGACGTATTGTCGACATGGCCATAAAATACAATGTGATGATTGATATTCACTGTGATGAAAACGATGATCCAAATAGCCGATTTTTAGAAGTGTTAAATGCACTTGTTATGGAAAAAGACTACGGTGAGCATACAACGGCAAGCCATACTTGCAGCTTCGGTTCTGTAGAAAACAGTTATGCTAATAAAATGATGGGCTTATTCAGGGAATCAAAAATCAACTTCATTTCTTGTCCAACTGAAAATGCTCATTTACAAGGCCGGGGCGACAGTTATCCAAAACGTCGGGGACTGACACGAGTGAAGGAACTGTTAGAGAACGGGAATAATGTTGCGTTTGCCCAGGATTCCATAGCGGATTACTGGTACCCACTTGGCAATGGAAATATGATGAACATTTTAGATAATGGAATCCATTTAGCTCATTACACACATATCGATGAAATCAACAAGGCGTTCGACCTGATCACTTATAATGGAGCAAACATTATGAGAGTAAACGATGAGTATGGGATTGAAGCGGGGAAACCAGCTAACTTTATCATATTAGATGCACAGGATGCCTACCAAGCCATTCGTGAACGCGCAGAAGTCCTTGCATCCATCCGCAATGGTGAATATCTGTTCAAACGTGAACCACGAAAAAATGAAATTGAGATAGATTTTCTAAAACAATCATAA
- a CDS encoding M20/M25/M40 family metallo-hydrolase, which yields MKKKPLIPFALAAGLAFSTFAVVPANAKPAESQQVQSFHLDNKVLNKINVDNIYNNIEYLSRTPRVAGTEAEQKAIQYVKQQFESYGYKTELQEFEFYGYTAPHTVQLQVDGFSNLEPKSFTYGLDGNVTGELVYAGFGSASDVADLDLTGKIALVQRGQGVSFADKVLNAAAKGAEGVIIFNNAAGVLNGTLGAPNDKFVPVVSISQESGQALLAAVNSGTKPSATINIVGAEGGIRKSHNVIATKAPTNKNKGTNDILALGAHHDSVQGAPGANDDASGTSMVLELARVMKDLPTDREIRFITFGAEELGLIGSRYYASQLSADEKERFTGYFNMDMVGSRDAGNLVINVADGNPNIVSDHAQASSARLNGAATPLETGGSSDHVAFTEVGIPSASFIHRPLEPWYHTPEDTIDKISKEKLQDVAEIVGTAVYDIVRPDNQGPKAKKGKEQKMPHLYHEQAIQ from the coding sequence ATGAAGAAAAAGCCTTTGATTCCCTTTGCTTTAGCAGCAGGTCTCGCATTTAGTACATTTGCAGTGGTTCCTGCCAATGCAAAGCCTGCAGAGTCGCAGCAAGTTCAGTCATTTCACTTAGACAACAAGGTTCTGAACAAAATCAACGTCGATAATATCTACAACAATATCGAGTATTTATCCAGAACACCACGGGTTGCCGGTACAGAGGCCGAACAGAAAGCGATTCAGTACGTAAAACAGCAATTCGAGTCTTACGGCTACAAGACAGAACTTCAGGAATTCGAATTCTATGGGTATACCGCTCCTCATACTGTACAGCTGCAAGTGGATGGTTTTTCAAATCTTGAGCCAAAATCCTTTACATACGGACTCGACGGAAATGTAACCGGTGAACTGGTGTATGCAGGTTTTGGAAGCGCCTCGGATGTTGCTGATCTTGATCTGACTGGAAAAATTGCATTGGTTCAGCGCGGCCAAGGTGTTTCCTTCGCAGACAAAGTACTGAACGCAGCAGCTAAAGGCGCAGAAGGGGTCATTATTTTTAACAATGCCGCTGGAGTCCTGAATGGCACACTTGGCGCCCCGAATGATAAGTTTGTTCCTGTTGTATCCATCTCTCAGGAATCTGGACAAGCTCTACTTGCTGCCGTTAATAGCGGAACGAAACCTTCTGCAACAATTAATATTGTAGGGGCAGAGGGTGGAATACGCAAATCCCATAACGTAATCGCGACAAAAGCTCCTACTAATAAAAATAAAGGAACTAATGATATTCTTGCCCTGGGTGCTCACCACGATTCAGTCCAAGGTGCACCTGGCGCCAACGACGATGCATCCGGAACCTCAATGGTACTTGAACTGGCCCGTGTAATGAAGGACCTGCCAACAGACAGGGAAATCCGCTTCATCACGTTTGGCGCTGAAGAACTTGGCTTGATTGGTTCCCGTTATTATGCGAGCCAGCTTTCAGCTGATGAAAAAGAACGCTTCACTGGTTACTTCAATATGGACATGGTAGGAAGCAGAGATGCAGGAAACCTCGTCATCAACGTAGCAGATGGCAATCCGAACATTGTGTCGGACCATGCACAGGCATCAAGTGCACGCCTTAATGGGGCAGCAACCCCATTGGAGACGGGAGGAAGCAGTGACCATGTTGCTTTTACAGAGGTTGGAATTCCATCAGCGTCATTTATCCACCGTCCACTTGAGCCATGGTACCATACACCTGAAGACACAATTGATAAGATCAGCAAGGAAAAACTTCAGGATGTAGCTGAAATTGTGGGTACTGCGGTTTACGACATCGTCAGACCGGACAACCAGGGACCAAAGGCTAAAAAAGGCAAAGAACAGAAGATGCCACATCTATACCACGAGCAGGCAATTCAATAA
- a CDS encoding permease prefix domain 1-containing protein produces the protein MERINQFLDELYKESSLSLREKEEMKEEMRTHLLEHIEEAKSKGLTEDEAVSEALEQFGGEADIFEAGTKHKKSKLKDKRFIASLVLFCLSFILVGFAWGVEKVNEQQRQYFYNNIEGALFFDNKPIVETLKTDVNRAIEKGMIKNIVITKGTHPSSPVVFKTIGTEGFSQDDSAFIETIEERIPMIHPNTEDTYLVTSSYNVIRFYWVIQLASVFFISSLILYSYRLLKNKQRSRLELNLQK, from the coding sequence ATGGAAAGAATTAATCAATTTTTGGATGAATTATATAAGGAATCTTCCTTAAGCCTTCGAGAAAAGGAAGAAATGAAAGAAGAAATGCGGACACACCTGCTTGAGCATATTGAAGAAGCAAAAAGTAAGGGATTGACTGAAGATGAAGCTGTTTCGGAAGCATTAGAGCAATTTGGAGGAGAAGCAGACATATTTGAAGCTGGAACTAAACATAAGAAAAGTAAACTGAAAGACAAAAGGTTTATTGCTTCATTGGTATTATTTTGTTTATCTTTTATACTGGTTGGTTTTGCATGGGGAGTAGAAAAAGTTAATGAGCAACAAAGACAATATTTTTACAATAATATCGAAGGAGCGCTCTTCTTTGACAATAAGCCAATTGTTGAAACACTCAAGACGGATGTTAATCGAGCGATAGAAAAAGGAATGATTAAAAATATAGTCATTACAAAAGGAACACATCCATCATCGCCTGTTGTCTTTAAAACGATTGGAACAGAGGGATTCTCCCAGGATGATTCGGCTTTTATTGAAACGATAGAAGAGCGAATTCCAATGATACACCCTAACACAGAAGACACGTACCTTGTTACCAGTTCATATAATGTTATTCGTTTTTATTGGGTCATTCAGCTAGCATCGGTATTCTTTATTAGTTCTTTGATTTTATATAGTTATAGGTTACTAAAAAACAAGCAAAGATCGCGATTAGAATTGAACTTGCAGAAGTAG
- a CDS encoding PadR family transcriptional regulator, with protein MEIRKEWLKGYIDVIILSLLVDEDLYGYEMSKKMKKVSGNSFVLKEGTLYPALKRLETKLLIEGYWTDSEGAARRKYYRITSTGIEEFKSSQNEWLVLKNILQSFLEGNDHGKN; from the coding sequence TTGGAAATTCGAAAAGAATGGCTTAAGGGATACATAGATGTCATTATATTAAGTCTGCTAGTTGACGAAGACCTATATGGTTATGAAATGAGCAAGAAAATGAAAAAAGTGAGTGGAAATAGTTTCGTACTAAAGGAGGGAACCTTGTATCCAGCACTAAAGAGACTTGAAACAAAATTGTTAATCGAAGGGTATTGGACTGATTCAGAGGGTGCAGCGCGAAGGAAATATTACCGAATAACAAGTACCGGCATTGAAGAGTTTAAAAGCAGCCAAAATGAATGGCTTGTCTTAAAGAACATTTTACAGTCTTTTTTGGAGGGGAATGATCATGGAAAGAATTAA
- a CDS encoding AMP-binding protein codes for MAEAMNTTVGKLLQETAERLPNQDAVVYPDRGLRYTYQQFEILCRDVAKGLMKIGIEAGEHVAIWSTNRPEWVTAQFATGKMGAVLVTVNTSYRTAELEYLLKQSDSTTLILMEKFKDASYIDMLYEIVPELKTAEPGRLKSKKLPFLKNVIVLGENRYPGMLHWDDILALKDEVSDEELDKRMASLDPEDPINMQYTSGTTGFPKGVMLTHNNLVNNGLNIAECMKLTDRDRLCIPVPFFHCFGCVIGTLACVSVGATMVPVQEFDPKKVLEAVEKEKCTALHGVPTMFIAELNHTDFEKYNLSTLRTGVMAGSNCPIEVMKAVIEKMGASEITICYGQTEASPVITQTRTDDPIELRVATVGKALPNVEVKIIDPVTNEEVPNGQQGELCTRGYHVMKGYYKNPEATREAIDKDGWLHTGDLAVMDENGYCRITGRLKDMIIRGGENIYPREVEEFLYQHPAVLDVQIVGIPDEKFGEEVVAWIQLKEGQTATADEIRNFCLGKIARFKIPRYIEFCDSFPTTASGKIQKYKLRKMAEDVVSSKSATLN; via the coding sequence ATGGCAGAAGCAATGAATACTACAGTTGGAAAACTGCTCCAGGAGACAGCAGAAAGGCTTCCGAATCAGGATGCTGTCGTCTATCCGGACAGAGGATTGCGTTATACGTACCAGCAATTTGAAATCCTTTGCCGAGATGTTGCCAAAGGATTGATGAAGATTGGAATTGAAGCAGGGGAGCATGTGGCTATCTGGTCAACAAACCGTCCAGAATGGGTAACGGCACAGTTTGCGACTGGCAAGATGGGTGCAGTTCTTGTCACTGTCAACACCAGCTACCGAACTGCGGAGCTTGAATACCTTCTGAAGCAATCGGACTCAACCACACTCATCCTGATGGAAAAATTTAAGGATGCATCCTATATTGACATGCTCTATGAAATTGTACCAGAGCTAAAAACTGCCGAGCCAGGCCGCTTGAAGTCCAAGAAACTTCCTTTTTTAAAAAATGTCATTGTCCTTGGAGAGAACCGCTATCCTGGCATGCTGCATTGGGACGATATCCTTGCCTTGAAGGATGAGGTGTCTGATGAGGAGCTGGACAAACGGATGGCATCTCTTGACCCTGAAGACCCAATCAATATGCAATACACTTCTGGAACGACCGGTTTTCCGAAAGGTGTCATGCTTACCCATAACAATCTCGTCAACAATGGCCTAAATATCGCAGAATGCATGAAGTTGACTGATAGGGATCGTCTTTGCATTCCGGTACCATTTTTCCATTGCTTCGGCTGCGTCATTGGCACGCTTGCCTGTGTATCCGTTGGCGCAACAATGGTGCCTGTCCAGGAATTTGACCCGAAAAAGGTTCTCGAGGCCGTTGAAAAAGAAAAATGTACAGCACTTCACGGAGTTCCAACCATGTTCATCGCCGAGTTGAATCATACCGATTTTGAAAAATATAATTTATCTACCTTAAGGACTGGCGTAATGGCTGGCTCCAACTGTCCGATCGAAGTCATGAAAGCAGTGATTGAAAAGATGGGGGCAAGTGAGATTACGATTTGCTACGGCCAGACAGAGGCATCACCTGTTATTACACAAACCCGGACCGACGACCCAATCGAGCTGCGGGTAGCAACAGTCGGAAAGGCGCTGCCGAATGTCGAGGTCAAGATCATCGACCCGGTTACGAATGAAGAAGTGCCAAATGGCCAGCAGGGTGAACTTTGCACACGCGGATACCATGTGATGAAAGGTTATTATAAAAATCCCGAAGCAACCAGGGAAGCGATTGATAAAGACGGGTGGCTCCATACCGGCGACTTGGCCGTCATGGACGAAAATGGCTACTGCCGGATTACGGGACGGCTTAAGGACATGATCATTCGCGGCGGTGAAAACATCTATCCGCGCGAAGTTGAAGAATTCCTCTATCAGCATCCAGCGGTACTTGACGTTCAAATCGTCGGTATCCCAGATGAAAAATTCGGAGAAGAAGTAGTGGCCTGGATCCAGTTGAAAGAGGGGCAAACCGCAACTGCTGATGAGATCAGGAATTTCTGTCTTGGTAAAATCGCACGGTTTAAAATCCCGCGATATATTGAATTCTGTGACTCGTTTCCAACAACCGCATCAGGTAAGATTCAAAAATATAAATTGAGGAAAATGGCGGAGGACGTAGTTTCGTCGAAAAGCGCTACCTTGAATTAG
- a CDS encoding UTP--glucose-1-phosphate uridylyltransferase — MNRFSKIQETLKEFNQSHLLAFWDELSESQQEQLMDDIDKVNLKEISSAAEKLTSADNPERKSVEPVTYEVLEELSEKKKQEYEQNGLELIQKGKVAAVLLAGGQGTRLGHDGPKGTYDIGLPGHESLFELQAKRLLKLYNQTDNMIPWYIMTSPINDEETREFFHQHNYFGYNPENISFFVQPTAPTLTPDGKLMLKTKSSLSVSPNGNGGVFSALKSSGALEDMEKRGVKWIFMYNVDNAIIKIADPLFVGFADEKDSPIASKSAAKRNPQEKVGVFCLMDGKPSVIEYSEMTKEESENPDMTNAHISIHLFKLDFVKEIADKSLPYHFAHKSIPTVDDSGKEIKPAEPNGYKLEQFYFDLFPEAESIAVLQVPREKEFAPVKNKSGEDSPESARRMILLNE, encoded by the coding sequence ATGAATCGTTTTTCAAAAATACAAGAAACATTGAAAGAATTTAATCAGTCGCATCTTCTAGCCTTTTGGGATGAACTTTCGGAAAGCCAACAAGAACAGCTGATGGACGACATAGACAAGGTCAACTTAAAAGAAATCAGCTCTGCAGCTGAAAAACTTACTTCTGCTGACAATCCAGAAAGAAAGAGTGTCGAGCCTGTAACATACGAAGTATTAGAGGAGTTATCAGAGAAAAAGAAACAAGAATATGAACAAAACGGTTTGGAATTGATTCAAAAAGGAAAAGTAGCAGCCGTTCTCCTAGCGGGAGGGCAGGGAACCAGGCTTGGACATGATGGGCCAAAAGGAACGTATGACATTGGGCTGCCTGGGCATGAATCATTATTTGAGCTTCAGGCAAAACGGCTGCTTAAGCTCTACAACCAAACGGATAATATGATCCCATGGTATATCATGACAAGCCCGATTAATGATGAGGAAACAAGGGAGTTCTTTCATCAGCACAATTACTTTGGATACAATCCAGAGAACATCAGCTTTTTCGTTCAGCCGACAGCACCTACATTAACGCCTGATGGCAAATTGATGTTAAAAACAAAGTCGAGCCTTTCTGTTTCGCCGAACGGAAACGGCGGAGTATTTTCAGCTCTGAAATCGAGCGGTGCACTAGAGGACATGGAGAAGCGGGGAGTAAAGTGGATATTTATGTATAATGTTGACAATGCGATTATAAAAATTGCCGATCCGCTATTTGTCGGCTTTGCCGATGAAAAGGACTCACCAATAGCCAGTAAATCAGCGGCTAAAAGGAATCCGCAAGAGAAAGTAGGAGTATTCTGTCTGATGGACGGAAAACCGTCTGTCATTGAGTACTCGGAAATGACCAAAGAGGAAAGTGAAAATCCGGATATGACGAATGCTCATATAAGCATTCATTTATTCAAGCTGGATTTTGTAAAAGAAATAGCGGACAAATCCCTTCCATATCATTTTGCACATAAATCGATACCGACCGTGGATGACAGCGGTAAAGAAATAAAACCAGCAGAACCAAATGGCTACAAACTGGAGCAATTTTATTTTGATTTGTTTCCTGAAGCTGAATCGATTGCTGTACTGCAGGTCCCAAGAGAAAAGGAGTTTGCACCTGTTAAAAATAAAAGCGGGGAAGACAGCCCTGAATCTGCAAGAAGAATGATTTTACTAAACGAATAA
- a CDS encoding VOC family protein encodes MEKYMDNGCFKGSAPSRYDRREKGVDEMKAQINLVTIVTDDMAGMTIFYRDVLGFTVKSEAPGYVEFDNEGVRFSICSRETMSDITDGHSSFKEEKKGQSFELAFPCETPEEVEQSYKEIIEKGATPIKEPSQMPWGQTTAFFADPDGNIHEIFC; translated from the coding sequence TTGGAAAAGTATATGGACAATGGATGTTTTAAAGGCTCTGCACCATCACGGTATGATCGAAGAGAAAAAGGAGTAGATGAAATGAAAGCACAAATTAACCTGGTAACAATAGTTACCGATGACATGGCAGGAATGACTATTTTTTACCGCGATGTTTTAGGCTTTACAGTCAAAAGTGAAGCTCCGGGTTATGTTGAGTTCGATAATGAGGGAGTAAGGTTTTCTATTTGTTCCAGGGAAACTATGTCTGATATCACTGATGGACACAGTTCTTTTAAAGAGGAAAAGAAGGGACAATCTTTTGAGTTGGCTTTCCCTTGTGAAACACCAGAGGAAGTAGAGCAATCGTATAAAGAAATAATAGAAAAAGGAGCTACCCCGATTAAAGAACCTTCACAAATGCCATGGGGCCAAACAACTGCTTTTTTTGCAGATCCTGATGGGAACATTCATGAAATCTTTTGTTAA
- a CDS encoding NUDIX hydrolase translates to MNHNGMVLVASVSIIRDNMVLMIKENKPSALNKWNFSSGRIEQGEDIIGAACREVKEETGYDVRLINSTGVYNFTSSTGHQIILFHFIGEIIGGKLCLAEEEIIDSRWIRLSETLHVNEGELRDPVVLQKIIDSIVNQQFYPIDLFKNS, encoded by the coding sequence ATGAATCATAATGGAATGGTCTTAGTGGCCAGCGTTTCTATTATTAGAGATAATATGGTTTTAATGATTAAAGAAAATAAACCATCTGCACTCAATAAGTGGAATTTCTCTTCAGGAAGAATTGAACAAGGTGAAGATATTATAGGTGCAGCTTGCAGGGAAGTAAAAGAAGAAACAGGATACGATGTAAGGCTTATAAATTCAACTGGAGTTTACAATTTTACAAGCAGTACGGGCCACCAAATTATTCTGTTTCATTTCATTGGTGAAATAATAGGCGGAAAATTATGTTTAGCGGAAGAAGAAATTATAGATAGTAGATGGATCCGTTTATCAGAAACCTTACATGTAAATGAAGGGGAACTTCGTGATCCAGTTGTTTTACAGAAAATTATTGACTCAATAGTAAATCAGCAATTTTATCCAATCGACTTGTTTAAAAATTCCTAG
- a CDS encoding DinB family protein: MDMKQRKVWNENHKKLKEIILKPEVHSQAVQLILSQHSLLHSTSTIGKATHLTLEDALLENLNEATFRQYPVQNPDTRNSIVWHLWHISRIEDMTMNILVADEQQVLNTTDWLNKMNIPFAHSGNDMSESEIAELSSKIDIDSLLAYRASVGRRTQEIITVMKPGQFKLKVEESRIKRLFDENAVLENSRWLAEYWGNKTIAGLILMPATRHIFLHLNKCIRIKTKLSKNIQFQ, translated from the coding sequence ATGGATATGAAACAACGTAAGGTATGGAATGAAAATCATAAGAAACTAAAAGAAATAATTTTAAAACCAGAAGTACATTCACAGGCAGTTCAATTAATCCTTTCCCAGCATTCTTTACTGCATTCTACTTCAACAATTGGTAAAGCGACTCATCTCACACTGGAAGATGCATTGTTGGAAAATCTTAATGAAGCAACTTTTAGGCAATATCCCGTCCAAAATCCCGATACTAGAAATTCAATTGTGTGGCACTTATGGCACATTTCCCGAATAGAGGATATGACAATGAATATTTTAGTAGCTGATGAGCAACAGGTTCTTAATACTACTGATTGGCTTAATAAAATGAATATTCCATTTGCTCATTCAGGAAATGATATGAGTGAAAGTGAGATCGCTGAATTAAGTTCCAAAATTGATATTGATTCATTACTGGCATATAGAGCATCGGTGGGCAGACGAACCCAAGAAATTATTACTGTTATGAAACCAGGACAATTTAAGTTGAAAGTTGAAGAAAGCAGAATTAAACGGCTATTTGATGAAAACGCAGTTTTGGAGAATTCAAGGTGGTTAGCGGAATATTGGGGCAACAAAACTATTGCGGGATTAATTTTGATGCCAGCAACAAGACATATTTTTCTACATTTAAATAAATGTATCCGTATTAAGACTAAACTCTCAAAGAATATTCAATTTCAATAA
- a CDS encoding alpha/beta fold hydrolase, giving the protein MIFPTIARNMLGIMGFPLTLWNLSMNRKNKVNPPGQIIKTSMSEVHAIVTGEGPVTVILEAGYSSISIDWCYVQPEISKVARVISYDRGNYGWSKTKRKTMTSLDSVEEIRDVLSQLKIKPPYILVGHSFGGLSMRLFASMYPDEVIGLVLEDAAHENQYVLSQENRKRIKNFRRLMTAGYVTSLVGIPRMFKQRIGRRFLAKEYDESLNYIGYTLGAYKTAYQEYVDSVTSAQQLVTSKPLRKDLRVVVISAKNQPEGWKKNQLLFTDLTNNTEVIEADTGHSVHLENPKIVIDSILKLINQDVQTEK; this is encoded by the coding sequence GTGATTTTTCCGACTATCGCTAGAAACATGTTAGGTATTATGGGATTTCCCTTAACACTTTGGAATTTATCTATGAATAGAAAAAACAAAGTTAACCCGCCGGGGCAGATAATTAAAACGAGCATGTCAGAGGTACACGCAATAGTGACTGGGGAAGGACCTGTCACTGTCATTCTGGAAGCAGGATATAGTTCTATTTCGATTGATTGGTGTTATGTTCAGCCCGAAATTTCCAAGGTTGCCCGTGTAATATCTTATGATAGAGGGAACTATGGCTGGAGTAAGACGAAGAGGAAAACGATGACCTCATTAGATAGTGTTGAGGAAATACGAGATGTCCTTAGTCAACTTAAAATAAAACCACCATATATACTAGTCGGCCATTCATTTGGAGGCCTTTCAATGAGACTGTTTGCCAGTATGTATCCTGATGAGGTTATCGGCCTTGTTTTGGAAGATGCTGCCCACGAGAATCAATATGTTCTTTCCCAGGAGAATAGGAAACGAATTAAGAATTTTAGAAGGCTCATGACTGCTGGATATGTTACCTCATTAGTAGGTATACCGAGAATGTTTAAGCAGAGGATAGGCAGGAGGTTTCTTGCAAAGGAATACGATGAGTCACTAAACTACATCGGATATACACTTGGTGCATATAAAACAGCATACCAAGAATATGTGGACAGCGTAACATCCGCTCAACAACTAGTAACTTCCAAACCCTTGAGAAAAGATTTACGTGTTGTAGTAATCAGCGCAAAAAATCAGCCTGAAGGTTGGAAGAAAAATCAGTTACTCTTTACCGATTTAACAAACAACACAGAAGTTATTGAAGCAGATACCGGGCATTCCGTTCATCTTGAAAACCCTAAGATTGTAATAGATAGTATTCTAAAATTAATAAATCAAGATGTCCAAACGGAAAAATAA